A stretch of the Flavobacterium sp. 5 genome encodes the following:
- a CDS encoding lactonase family protein, translating into MKKLYLFLLLISSIASIQAQKNIHNLIVGTYTNSCSSRGIYVYEFNSEKAQLRLKKSSDSIASPSYVSLSKDGKFMYAVNENGNESTVSALGFDQASGKPSLINQVSSKGADPCYLINDDNNVIVANYSGGNIAVFGKNADGSLTEAKQVVQHYGKGINPDRQEKAHVHMVYFSPDKKYVLSNDLGTDKVYVYNYNSTATSDVLTLKDSVSVTPGSGPRHLKFDKKGKYVYLLQELNGEITSFSYKEGKLTKVFETTILAKDFKGTFSSADIEISPNGKFLYASNRGEANNISVFKIKKKGKLQLKGQTGTLGKGPRSFAIDPTGKFLLVGHQYTNNIVIFKINKKKGTLTDSGKSFDLCSPVCLIFDEGTNAKKRK; encoded by the coding sequence ATGAAAAAACTATATTTATTTCTTCTTTTGATTTCTTCTATAGCTTCCATACAGGCTCAAAAAAATATTCACAATCTTATTGTCGGAACTTATACCAATTCCTGCAGCAGTAGAGGGATTTATGTATATGAGTTCAATTCCGAAAAAGCACAACTTAGATTGAAAAAGAGTTCAGATAGTATAGCTAGTCCCAGTTATGTATCGCTTTCTAAGGATGGTAAATTTATGTATGCAGTTAATGAAAATGGGAATGAAAGTACTGTAAGCGCTCTTGGTTTTGATCAAGCAAGCGGAAAACCAAGTTTAATTAATCAAGTAAGTTCAAAAGGTGCTGATCCTTGTTATCTAATTAATGACGATAATAATGTGATTGTAGCTAATTACTCGGGAGGAAATATAGCTGTTTTTGGAAAAAATGCAGATGGTAGTTTGACAGAAGCTAAACAAGTAGTTCAGCATTACGGAAAAGGAATAAATCCTGACAGACAGGAAAAGGCTCACGTACACATGGTCTATTTTTCGCCAGATAAAAAATATGTATTGAGTAATGATTTAGGAACAGACAAAGTATATGTGTACAATTATAATTCGACCGCTACTTCTGATGTATTAACATTAAAAGACAGTGTTTCAGTAACCCCTGGAAGCGGACCTAGACATTTGAAGTTTGATAAAAAAGGAAAGTATGTTTATTTGTTACAAGAACTCAATGGAGAGATAACTTCGTTTAGTTACAAAGAAGGAAAGCTAACTAAAGTTTTTGAAACGACAATTTTGGCAAAAGATTTTAAAGGTACATTTAGTTCCGCAGATATTGAAATTTCTCCAAACGGTAAATTTTTATATGCTTCAAACAGAGGAGAAGCTAACAATATTTCAGTTTTTAAAATTAAGAAAAAAGGTAAATTACAATTAAAAGGTCAAACCGGTACTTTGGGTAAAGGGCCTAGGAGTTTTGCGATTGATCCAACAGGCAAATTTCTTTTGGTAGGGCATCAATACACTAATAATATTGTTATTTTTAAGATTAATAAGAAGAAAGGAACATTAACAGATTCAGGAAAAAGTTTTGATTTATGCTCTCCTGTTTGTTTGATTTTTGACGAAGGAACCAATGCTAAAAAGAGAAAATAG